Within the Polaribacter pectinis genome, the region CTTATTTATTCTAGCTTTAAAAATACTTTGTTACTTTGTACCTTTGTAATTAAAATAAAAATATGACAACTCTAAAAATAGGAGATAAGGCTCCACAATTTGAAGCAAAAGATAATGCTGGAAATACAATTAAACTTGAAGATTATTCAGGTAAAAAGTTAGTTTTATTCTTTTATCCTAAAGCAAGCACACCTGGTTGTACTAATGAAGCTTGTGATTTAAGAGACAATTATCAATCTTTTTTAGCAAAAGGATATGATGTTTTAGGAGCAAGTGCAGATTCTGCAAAAAGACAACAAAATTGGATTGATAAACATGAATTACCTTTTCCGCTTTTAGCAGATGAAGACAAAGCTGTAATTGGAGCTTTTGGAGTTTGGGGTCCAAAGAAATTTATGGGAAAAGAATATGATGGAATTCACAGAACTACATTTGTTATCGACGAAAATGGAGTTATTGAAGACATCATTTTAAAAGTAAAAACCAAAGCACACGCAGAACAAATTTTAGGATAATTTTACTTCATTGTAAGGAACTAGGTAATATCTATTTATAAGGATTGCTACGTTCCTTGCATTAACAAATTGATTGGTTTTTTACTTAAAACTTCATGCTAACTTTAAAATTTAAAACTCTACCAGTCATAAAATTTGGAATACCAAATTGCGTTTTAGAATACACATCTCTTACCCAAGTATTAGTAATTGCATTCTGAATATCGAACATATTAAAAAGTTCTAAACCTGCAGTTAATTCTTTAAAACTAGATAAAAAACCTGTTTTATATTGTTTGTTTGCGTCTGTAAAAACATAAGAAATACCTAAATCTGCGCGCTTATAATCTCTTAATCGTTCTTGAAATTGATATACATCTGCATAGGCAGGTGCTCCACCAGGAACTCCTGTATTATAAACCAAGTTTAAATACGCTTTTAAGTTTGGTAAATTAGGTACATAATCTTGAAAAAGAATTCCGAATTTTAAACGTTGGTCAGAAGGTCTTGCAATATTTCCTCGATGATTTATATTTTCCTCTGTCTTTAAATAACCTAAACTTACCCAACTTTCGCTTCCAGGAACAAATTCCCCATTCAATCTTAAATCGATACCGTGGGCGTAAGCAGTTGTAACATTATCAGCTCTATATCTAATTCTTACATTGTCTACTGAATACGCGTTTACATTTGATAAATCCTTATAATACATTTCTGTGGTAAGTTTAAATGGTCTTTCCCACATTGTAAAACTATAATCCATTCCAGCTACTAAATGAATAGATTTTTGTGCTTTTACATTTTCATTAATATTACCATTGTAATCTCTTAACTCTCTGTAAGAAGGAGGTTGAGAATACCAACCACCAGAAACTCTAAATAGCATGTCTTCTTTCCAATTTGGTTTGATGGCAAATTGAGCTCTTGGACTAATAATTGTTTGATTTTTAGATGTTGTACCATTTGCTTTTACTGTCCAGTTTTGTGCTCTAACACCAACGTTATACCAAACTTCATTATCGTTCCAAAACATACGTTCATTAAATTGAACAAAGCCAGATAAACGGTTTATAACAACATTATTGTCTGCTCTAATATTTTGAAATGGTGTAATTGGTCCTTCAAAAGGTTGGTAGGGTTGGTTGTTACCAATACTATTTGGTGGACGAATAGAAAAACCAAGAGAATCTATTACTTCCCATTCTCTAATTCTATCTCTAATATCTTCTTTTTGATATTTAATACCGAAAGATAATTCTTGTCTTTCTTTTTTATATTTTCCTCTAATTTGAAAATTTGTAATTAAAGCATCTAAATCATTACGTGCATGATTTAATTGTGAGCCAATTCCTTGTGTAAATTCTACATCACCAAAATTATCTGAACCAATATTTGCATCTACTTCACCTAATCTATAAGCTGCAGCAATATCGAAATGTTCTTCTTCTTGCGTATTGTATCTAGACGTTGTTCCTGTAAACGAAAGTCTATCATTAGCTTTAAAATCTAAAGATAAAGCACCAAAAGTTGTAAGGTATTTATCTTGTTCTTGGCCGCTATAAAAAACAGTTAATTCTAAAGGATCTGCCACTGTTCCAAAACGAGTTCTTCTAGAAATAGGTGTATAGTTGTAATTGTTTAGAGAGAAATTACCTAAAAAATTTAAAGTCAAATTTTCTGAAAACTCATAAGATAAAAACGTTTGGAAATCTGTAAACTTCGGCCTGAAATTAGTCTCTATTTGTTTACTATTCACAAAAAGACTATTATCTCTGTATCTTAAACCTGTAATTGTGCTTAATTTTTTATCTAAAAACTGATTCTCGAATGTTACACTTCCACCTAATAAACTAGCATCAATTGTTGTTGCTAATTCTTTAGGTTTTCTGTAAGTTATATCTAAAACTGACGATAATTTATCTCCATATTTAGCTTGAAATCCACCTGCAGAAAAATTAATGTTTTGCACCATATTAGAGTTTATAAAACTTAAACCTTCTTGCTGACCAGATCTAATTAAAAAAGGTCTGTAAATTTCAATTCCGTTTATATAAACTAGGTTTTCATCAAAATTACCACCTCTAACATTATATTGTGTACTTAATTCATTATTATTATTTACGCCTGGTAAAGTCATTAAAGTATTTTCTACACCAGCATTTGGACCAACTGTATTCTTAACTATAGCAATGTCTATTTTTTTTATTCCTTCAGCATTTTTTTTGTTATTCTTTATAACGACTTCTTTAATTTTTTCTGTTTTTGAAGACATAATAGGAGAGAAGCTAAAACCATTTCTGTTTCTTGCAATTAGTTTTTTTACAACTGTTTTGTAAGAGATGTGAGTATAAATTATGGTAATTTCTTCTTTAAAAGGAATTCTTATGCTATAATTTCCGTTTTTGTCAGTAGTTGTTCCGGTCTTTTTATATGTAACAGAAACATTTTCTATGGGCTCTTTATTTTTGTTTTTCACAGTCCCTTTAAGGATTGTAGTCTTTTGAGCAAAAGCCAAAAGAGGTAAGAAGAATAAAAGAAGTAAGATGTTTTTCACGTAAATTAGTTTACTTGTTTTTTATAGAACGTTCTAGAAAGTTCTTTGGTATTTCCAACATTGTCCGAGACTACAATTTTAAAGATATGTTTGCTACCAACCAATTTTTTATCACTAAAATTATAAGTTAGTATCTTTTTTTTATGATTGTACTGCATTAAAATCCATTCATTGTCTATTGTTGCTCTCCAATTTTTTATTCCAGAACCAATATCAGAAATTTTTACTTTAATGGTTTTTAGATTAGAAATCCACTGATTGTCTTTAAAATATAGAATACTTGCTTTGGGTTTTATTTTATCAGAAAGCAATTTATAGTTTCCTAAAGATTTAGTTGTAGTAAAAAAAGTACTATCTTTTTTTCTTGTGAATTGATATCTTGGGTATTTAACATATTCTAAATTTGCTATGTATAATTGTTGTTTTTCGGCTTCAGAATAATTAGAAACATTAAAAGTAAGTGTAAAGCTTTTGTCTAATGGAATTGTAGGTGTATGAATTTTAGCAATTCCGTTTTCAACTTTAAAGTCTAAATATATATCCTCATAAAAAGTGTTCTTTGGAAATGCAATTGTAACATTCTCTTTAGAAAATCGTTGAAATTTTTTAGCTATAATTTTATATGCTGTAGTGTCTTTCTGCTTTTTAAAAATAGTATTACTTTCTTTACCTACAACAGGAATTTTAATGGAACTTACATTTCCTTCAAAATCTTTTGCTATAATTTTTACAGTATAATTTAATCCTGGTTTAATATTTATTTTTCCATTATTAATTAAATTTTTATACATAGAAAGTTTATCAGCAGTTTCTTTGTATGTTTTTTGGTAACGTCTTTTGTACTTCTTATAATACTCATAATCTACATGTAGATTAATAAATTTACTTTCGGAAAAAGAAAAAGTTTCAACATCTATATAATAGAAACGTTTTTCATTAACTAACATTTCTAAACTGTAAATACCATTTTTATTAGTTGCTTTGTCTAATCTATCAAAAACACTTACTCCAAAACCAATAGTACCACTTGCAGAAATTCTATCTGCACTGTATTTTCCATTTCCCATATTTTTAATAGGAATTGAAAAACTTTTATTTTGTTGATTAATTCTAGCGTCCGTACTTAAAGAATAAGCTTTTACACCTTGTATTGTAGGTGATTTAGAATCTGCGACTTTGAATCCGAACAAAAGCGGATTAATAATATTTTCTGAAGCTGTGTTTCTAATTTCAAAATGTAAGTGAGGTCCTCCAGAACCACCAGTATCACCAGAAAAAGCAACTAGTTCTCCTTTTTTAACAGGAAATTGATATTCCTTAAAATATAAATTTCCAGTTTGGTAATTTTCTTTCTTGTACTGAACGGCTTTTACATATTTTTCAATTGCATCTGCAAATTTGCTTAAATGGCCATAAACAGAAGTGAAACCATTTGGGTGTGTAATATAAATAGCTTTTCCATAACCAAATTGTTGTACTTTTATTCTAGAAACATAACCATCTGCAACTGCATAAACTTTTAAACCTTCTCTTCCTTGAGTTTTTATGTCTATACCAGCATGAAAATGATTACTTCTTAATTCGCCAAAAGTTCCACCTAATACAATTGGTATATCTAATGGATTTCTAAAATAGTCTTTTGGGTATTCTTCTTGAGAAAAAAATGATAAAGATACTAAAAGAAGTATCAGTAGAGTAAAGTGTTTCAAAACGCAATTATTTTTTGTAAAAATACTAAAAATCATTTTTCTTGTAATAGTTTAAAAACCAAGGGATTATTAAAAAAGCAATTAAATGTTGTAAAATTTAAAACAGAATGCTAACTTTGTAGATATAGTTTTATTTTAAAAGTTATATGAGCAAAACATTAGAAGCAATTCATTTACTGCAAGATAAGCTAGAAAGCTTATTTTCTAATTATGAATTTTTAAAGAATGAAAATGAAATTTTGCTTCAAAGTAACACTCGTTTACAACATCAACTTTTAGAAAACAAACAATTATTAGAAAGTCAAAAAAAAGAGTATGATTTACTAAAAATTGCTAAAACTATAGAAGGCAGTAGTACAGATACAAAACTAAAAATAAATGCATTAATTAGAGAAATCGATAAATGCATCATTCAGTTACAAGAATAACGTTCTTTAAATTGTGGGAAAACTAAAAATTAATATTGTTATAGCTGGTAGAACATATCCTTTAAGTGTAAATAACACCAAAGAAGAAGAAGGTATGCGTAAAGCCGCAAGTGCTATTAATAAGTTAATTTCTATGTATGAGCGAAATTATGCAGTTAGCGACAAACAAGATGTTTTAGCTATGTGTGCATTGCAATTTGCATCCAAAATGGAAATATCATCTATAGAAAAAGATTCTACAAATGCTGAAGCAATAGAAAAATTAACAGCGTTAACCAATTTGGTAAACTCTCATTTAAAATAAGTTCTTTAAAATACATTAACAACACACTGCCTACGTTAGTAAATTGTTTATTAAACTCAACACGATTCAATTATGAAGGATGAGTCTTAATTGTAAAAGCAAGCCACCTTGAGTGGATCCTTGATCAGTTAGTTAGTCCTATAAGTAACCATAATGGAGTTTAAAAAACCCAACTAATGTAGGCTTTTTTTATATACTAAACTTAAATTATGGAAGGAATACTACTACCCGCTATTGTGGGAGTTTTAATAGGAATTGCAGTTGGTTTTATCATTGCAAAAGCTATGGAAAAATCAAAAGGTAAAAAATTACTTAATGGTACAAGAAAAGAAGCTGCTTCTATTCTAAAAGAAGCTAAAATTGATGCAGAATCAATTAAAAAAGAAAAAATACTACAAGCAAAAGAGAAATTTATAGAGCTTAAATCGGAACACGAAAAAGTAATCTTATCTAGAGAAAAGAAAATTTCTGACGTAGAAAAACGTATTAGAGATAGAGAATCTCAAGTGGCATCTGAAGTAGATAAAAATAAAAAACTGAATAAGTCTTTAGAGCAAAAAGAGAAAGACTACGATTTTAAGTTAGATTTTTTAGAGAATAAAGAAAGTGAGTTAGAAGTAATGCACAAACGTCATGTAGATATGTTAGAGCAAATCTCTGGGCTTTCTGCAGATGAAGCAAAGAAAGAATTAGTTACTTCATTAAAAGACGAAGCAAAAACAGAAGCAATGGCTTTTGTTCAAACATCTATAGAAGAAGCAAAATTAACAGCAGAACAAGAAGCTAGAAAAGTAGTTTTAGGTACTATACAAAGAGTTGGTGTAGAACAAGCTGTAGAAAACTGTGTATCTGTCTTTAACTTAGAATCAGATGATGTTAAAGGAAGAATTATTGGTAGAGAAGGGCGTAATATTAGAGCTTTAGAAGCTGCAACAGGTGTAGAAATTATTGTAGATGACACACCAGATGCAATTATACTTTCTTGTTTCGATCCAATTAGAAGAGAAATAGCACGTTTATCTTTACATAAATTGGTTACAGATGGTAGAATTCACCCAGCAAGAATTGAAGAAGTTGTTGGTAAAACAGAAAAACAAATTACTCAAGAAATTATAGAAGTTGGTAAAAGAACAGTAATCGATTTAGGAATTCATGGTTTACATCCAGAATTAGTAAAAGCGGTTGGTAGAATGAAGTACAGATCTTCTTACGGACAAAATTTATTGCAACACTCTAGAGAAGTTGCTAATTTATGTGGAATTATGGCTGCAGAAATGGGGTTAAATTCTAAAGTAGCAAAACGTGCAGGTTTATTACACGATATTGGTAAAGTACCAAATGAAGAAAGTGAGTTACCTCACGCTTTATTAGGAATGCAATGGGCAGAAAAATATGGTGAAAAACCAGATGTTTGTAATGCTATTGGAGCTCACCATGATGAGATTGAAATGAAAACATTAATTTCTCCTATCGTTCAAGTTTGTGATGCAATTTCAGGAGCAAGACCAGGAGCAAGACGTCAAGTTTTAGATTCTTACATACAACGTTTAAAAGATTTAGAAGCAATCGCTTTTGGCTTTACAGGAGTTCAAAAAGCTTACGCAATACAAGCAGGACGTGAGTTACGTGTAATGGTAGAAAGCACGAAAGTTAACGACACCAAAGCAGCAGAATTATCATTTAGTATTTCACAAAAAATACAAAATGATATGACGTATCCAGGTCAAGTAAAAGTGACTGTAATTAGAGAAACAAGAGCAGTAAACGTAGCAAAATAGAATAAAACTTAATTTACTCTTACAAATAACAAAAACCTACTTAATTTAAGTAGGTTTTTTTATTGTTGTATTGTTTTTTGAAGCTATTTCCTGCTTTTCGCACTCGCTTTTTTTTTATGCTATTTCAGCATCTCACTTTTTTTAAATAAATAATTTCATACTTATAACAGATACTGAATCTAGTTAAGCATAAAAAAAAGAGCTCAAACATATGCTACAATCAGGGCTAAACTTGTTTGCCAGCTAATATCTATATAATAGGTTTTATTTTCTAGGATGATAAGTGTCTACAACTTCTTTTAAATAACTTTTATCTACATGTACATAAACTTCTGTTGTTGTAATACTTTCATGACCCAACATTTGTTGTATTGCTCTTAAATCTGCTCCGTTTTTTAACAAATGGGTAGCAAAAGAATGGCGTAACGTATGTGGGCTAATCTTCTTATTCAAATCAATTTTAATTGCCAAATCTTTTAAAATCATAAAAATCATTTGGCGTGTCAATCCTTTTCCTCTTCTATTCAAATACAATGTATCTTCAAAACCTTTTTTGGGTTGAATATAACTTCGTATATTATTCATGTAAATAGAAATATATTTTTGAGCATTAAAATGAATAGGAACATATCTTTGTTTGTTTCCTTTACCAGTAACTCTAATAAAACCTTCTTCAAAAAATAAATCAGAAATTTTTAAATTAATAAGTTCACTAACTCGTAAACCACAACTATACATCGTCTCTAAAATAGTTCTGTTTCTTTCTCCTTGAGGATGACTTAAATCGATTGCAGAAATTAAGCTGTCAATTTCATCTTCAGATAAAGTATCTGGCAATTTTCTTCCAATTTTTGGAGCTTCAATTAAATCAGTAGGATTTGTTTTTCTATAATCTTCAAAAATTAAATAATCGAAAAAACTACGCAAACCAGAAATTATTCTTGCCTGACTTCTTGGGTTAACCGCTTTCGCTATTTCATAAACAAACTGTTGAATTGTAATTTCATCAATAGAAATAGGAGAGTAGTTTATTTCGTTTACAGATAAAAAGTTTTCTAACTTTTTTAAATCTCTAGAATAACTATCTATTGTGTTTTTAGACAAGCCTCTTTCTATTCTTAAAAAAAGTTGATAGTCTTTAATTGCGTTTTGCCATTTCATAACGTAAATCTACAAAAATAAAAAACCACCCAAATCTGGGTGGTTTTTTATAAAAGTTATTATAATAGATTATAATGTTTTAGAGTAGCTTCCGTTTTTTGGTTGTAAATCTCCAGTTATAATCATAACAAGATCTATAATATACCAAATACCAAAACCTCCAAGAGTAATTAATTTAAGAACACCAAGTAAAGTGTATCCTAAATAAAATCTATCTACTCCTAAACCTCCTAAAAATAGAGATAATAATAAAGCAGTAACTTGACTTTTACCTGAACTGGCAACAGTAGCAAATGTTGTAACTTCATTTTTTTCAACTTTGTTGTTTTTAATAACTTCTACCTTTTCTGTTTTCTTTTTTACAGGAAAAGAAGCGTGAGAATTAAAAGAAAATGCTAAAAAAGCAAATAAGAATGTGTAAATAGTTAGTGATTTCTTCATAAAATTTAGTTTTTTTTAAGTTATTTGTTTCAAATATAAAGAAATATCTATGAACAAAAGTTTTTTATTTTTATTTAGTTTACTCGTTTTTTTTAAGTCTTATTCTCAAGAAAAAGAAGAGTTTGATTTTGAGTTAGTTGGAGCTTTAGTTTTAGAATCTAATCAATTAATTTCTTATAAAATTGAGTTTAATTCTAATAAAAATGGTTTTATTGAAGGATATTCTTATACAGATATTTCAGGTGAAAACGAGACCAAATCTTATATAAGAGGATACTACAACCCAAAAAATAAAAATATTCAATTTAAAGAAAGTGATATTTTATATACTAAATCTAAATTTTTACCAGATGAATTTTGCTTTGTAGAATTTAAGGGAGAATTTAAAGAATCGTCAAAGAAAAAGTTATTAGATGGTAATTTTATAGGTATTTACGATGATAAAGACACTTGCGCAACTGGTAAAATAAAATTGGTAAGCACAAAGTTTATAGAAAAAAAGATAAAAAAACTGTACAAAAAAGTTGAAAAGATTGATAAAATAAAAAAAATAGACAGTATTGTAAAAGAAGAGATTAAACCAGAAAACTATTTGAAGAAGTTTAGTGAGACTAAAATTAATTCTGGTGAAAAAGTTTCTGTTTTTGTTTATACAAACAAAATGAAAATGGAAATTTGGGATTATGGAATAGAAGATGGAGATGTAATTACAATTTTAAATAATAATGTACCTATTCTAGAAAATTATACTGTAAAACGAAAGAAAAAAAGCATTACTGTTAATTTAACTGATGCTGAAAATTTAATTAAAATAATAACGATTAATTCTGGTAAATTAAAAACTAATACTACAAAATTAAAGTTGTATGATTTTAGAAGACAATATGAAGTAATTGCAGATTTAGAAGAAGGGAAAGAAGCTACTATAAATGTTGTTAGATTAAAGGTTAAAAAGAAATAATTTTATTTGAGTTAATTTTTGAATGCATAAAGCACATTTTAGTTTTTATAGTGCAATACTTTTGTAGCATAAATTTAAAATTAACATTATGAAAAAATTATTGTTTGTCGCATTTTTAGCGATTGTAGGATTAAGTAAAACCAATGCACAAGAAGGTGTTTTAAACGGAGGTTTTAATGTTGGTATACCAACAGGAGATGTTAGTGACCTTACAAGTTTTACATTAGGAGCAGAATTAAATTACATGTTTCCTGTTGCACAAGGATTCACTTTAGGGCCATCTGTGCAGTATTCTCATTTTTTTGGTAAAGATGTAGATTTAGTTGGAGGTGGAACTTTAGAAGTTTCTGATGCTTCTTTTTTACCAATTTCTGGTGCAGCAAGATTTAATGTTTCAGATAGTTTTGTATTAGGAGCAAACATTGGTTATGCTGTTGGTTTAAATGATGGTAATGATGGTGGGTTTTATTACAGACCAATTGTAGGATACAAAATAGGAGATACTACTCAATTAAACTTATCTTATTCTGGAATTAGTAATGATGGATTAACTTTTTCTAATGTAAGTTTAGGAGTAATGTTTGGTATTTAGTAGAAAGAAAATTATATTTTTTAAAAACGGAAGCAAATTATGCTTCCGTTTTTTTGTTTAAAGTAGTATTTTAGCAATATGAAGCTTATAATTATAAACGGACCCAACCTAAATTTATTAGGAAAAAGAGAACCAGAAATTTATGGTTCTAGTACTTTTGAAGATTATTTTAGAGAATTACAATTAAAGTTTAAAACAGTAGAATTATCTTATTTTCAGTCTAATATAGAAGGAGAAATTATAGATAAATTACACGAAGTTGGTTTTAGTTTTGATGGAATAATCTTAAACGCAGCTGCTTATACACACACTTCAGTTGGTATTGGTGATGCTGTTAAAGGGATAGAAACTCCTGTTGTAGAAATTCATATTTCTAACATTCATGCCAGAGAAGATTTTAGGCATAAAAGTTATATTGCTGCAAATGCAAAAGGAGTATTATTTGGTTTCGGGTTAAAAGGTTATGAATTAGCTATTGAAAGTTTTTTATAAT harbors:
- a CDS encoding M23 family metallopeptidase; translated protein: MKHFTLLILLLVSLSFFSQEEYPKDYFRNPLDIPIVLGGTFGELRSNHFHAGIDIKTQGREGLKVYAVADGYVSRIKVQQFGYGKAIYITHPNGFTSVYGHLSKFADAIEKYVKAVQYKKENYQTGNLYFKEYQFPVKKGELVAFSGDTGGSGGPHLHFEIRNTASENIINPLLFGFKVADSKSPTIQGVKAYSLSTDARINQQNKSFSIPIKNMGNGKYSADRISASGTIGFGVSVFDRLDKATNKNGIYSLEMLVNEKRFYYIDVETFSFSESKFINLHVDYEYYKKYKRRYQKTYKETADKLSMYKNLINNGKINIKPGLNYTVKIIAKDFEGNVSSIKIPVVGKESNTIFKKQKDTTAYKIIAKKFQRFSKENVTIAFPKNTFYEDIYLDFKVENGIAKIHTPTIPLDKSFTLTFNVSNYSEAEKQQLYIANLEYVKYPRYQFTRKKDSTFFTTTKSLGNYKLLSDKIKPKASILYFKDNQWISNLKTIKVKISDIGSGIKNWRATIDNEWILMQYNHKKKILTYNFSDKKLVGSKHIFKIVVSDNVGNTKELSRTFYKKQVN
- the rny gene encoding ribonuclease Y, producing MEGILLPAIVGVLIGIAVGFIIAKAMEKSKGKKLLNGTRKEAASILKEAKIDAESIKKEKILQAKEKFIELKSEHEKVILSREKKISDVEKRIRDRESQVASEVDKNKKLNKSLEQKEKDYDFKLDFLENKESELEVMHKRHVDMLEQISGLSADEAKKELVTSLKDEAKTEAMAFVQTSIEEAKLTAEQEARKVVLGTIQRVGVEQAVENCVSVFNLESDDVKGRIIGREGRNIRALEAATGVEIIVDDTPDAIILSCFDPIRREIARLSLHKLVTDGRIHPARIEEVVGKTEKQITQEIIEVGKRTVIDLGIHGLHPELVKAVGRMKYRSSYGQNLLQHSREVANLCGIMAAEMGLNSKVAKRAGLLHDIGKVPNEESELPHALLGMQWAEKYGEKPDVCNAIGAHHDEIEMKTLISPIVQVCDAISGARPGARRQVLDSYIQRLKDLEAIAFGFTGVQKAYAIQAGRELRVMVESTKVNDTKAAELSFSISQKIQNDMTYPGQVKVTVIRETRAVNVAK
- a CDS encoding cell division protein ZapA; protein product: MGKLKINIVIAGRTYPLSVNNTKEEEGMRKAASAINKLISMYERNYAVSDKQDVLAMCALQFASKMEISSIEKDSTNAEAIEKLTALTNLVNSHLK
- the aroQ gene encoding type II 3-dehydroquinate dehydratase; amino-acid sequence: MKLIIINGPNLNLLGKREPEIYGSSTFEDYFRELQLKFKTVELSYFQSNIEGEIIDKLHEVGFSFDGIILNAAAYTHTSVGIGDAVKGIETPVVEIHISNIHAREDFRHKSYIAANAKGVLFGFGLKGYELAIESFL
- the xerD gene encoding site-specific tyrosine recombinase XerD, which translates into the protein MKWQNAIKDYQLFLRIERGLSKNTIDSYSRDLKKLENFLSVNEINYSPISIDEITIQQFVYEIAKAVNPRSQARIISGLRSFFDYLIFEDYRKTNPTDLIEAPKIGRKLPDTLSEDEIDSLISAIDLSHPQGERNRTILETMYSCGLRVSELINLKISDLFFEEGFIRVTGKGNKQRYVPIHFNAQKYISIYMNNIRSYIQPKKGFEDTLYLNRRGKGLTRQMIFMILKDLAIKIDLNKKISPHTLRHSFATHLLKNGADLRAIQQMLGHESITTTEVYVHVDKSYLKEVVDTYHPRK
- a CDS encoding TM2 domain-containing protein, giving the protein MKKSLTIYTFLFAFLAFSFNSHASFPVKKKTEKVEVIKNNKVEKNEVTTFATVASSGKSQVTALLLSLFLGGLGVDRFYLGYTLLGVLKLITLGGFGIWYIIDLVMIITGDLQPKNGSYSKTL
- a CDS encoding TonB-dependent receptor — translated: MKNILLLLFFLPLLAFAQKTTILKGTVKNKNKEPIENVSVTYKKTGTTTDKNGNYSIRIPFKEEITIIYTHISYKTVVKKLIARNRNGFSFSPIMSSKTEKIKEVVIKNNKKNAEGIKKIDIAIVKNTVGPNAGVENTLMTLPGVNNNNELSTQYNVRGGNFDENLVYINGIEIYRPFLIRSGQQEGLSFINSNMVQNINFSAGGFQAKYGDKLSSVLDITYRKPKELATTIDASLLGGSVTFENQFLDKKLSTITGLRYRDNSLFVNSKQIETNFRPKFTDFQTFLSYEFSENLTLNFLGNFSLNNYNYTPISRRTRFGTVADPLELTVFYSGQEQDKYLTTFGALSLDFKANDRLSFTGTTSRYNTQEEEHFDIAAAYRLGEVDANIGSDNFGDVEFTQGIGSQLNHARNDLDALITNFQIRGKYKKERQELSFGIKYQKEDIRDRIREWEVIDSLGFSIRPPNSIGNNQPYQPFEGPITPFQNIRADNNVVINRLSGFVQFNERMFWNDNEVWYNVGVRAQNWTVKANGTTSKNQTIISPRAQFAIKPNWKEDMLFRVSGGWYSQPPSYRELRDYNGNINENVKAQKSIHLVAGMDYSFTMWERPFKLTTEMYYKDLSNVNAYSVDNVRIRYRADNVTTAYAHGIDLRLNGEFVPGSESWVSLGYLKTEENINHRGNIARPSDQRLKFGILFQDYVPNLPNLKAYLNLVYNTGVPGGAPAYADVYQFQERLRDYKRADLGISYVFTDANKQYKTGFLSSFKELTAGLELFNMFDIQNAITNTWVRDVYSKTQFGIPNFMTGRVLNFKVSMKF
- the bcp gene encoding thioredoxin-dependent thiol peroxidase, with the translated sequence MTTLKIGDKAPQFEAKDNAGNTIKLEDYSGKKLVLFFYPKASTPGCTNEACDLRDNYQSFLAKGYDVLGASADSAKRQQNWIDKHELPFPLLADEDKAVIGAFGVWGPKKFMGKEYDGIHRTTFVIDENGVIEDIILKVKTKAHAEQILG